The following are encoded together in the Capsulimonas corticalis genome:
- the uvrC gene encoding excinuclease ABC subunit UvrC, translating into MVARIPSLEEKLKGLPTQPGCYLYKDAAGEIIYVGKAINLRNRVRSYFQKSAKHSPKTRKLISRTVDLDYIVVDSELEALILECNLIKEHRPHYNIRLRDDKQYPYLVLTMNEPYPRLLVTRRVKKDGAKYFGPFTNSRAVWDSLRLIYRLFPLVTCRKRWDNSPVQRPCLYHHMGRCPHAPCAGLANSEEYRKMVDDVAMFLDGKQEKLVQQLRAEMEEASEDLQFERAARLRDQIAAVETLIERQKVVSTNAADQDVVAIVNDHGESAVQMFFIRNGKLIGQEHFMLEGLEDEEGVENATGEFLKQYYQDAAYVPTEIILPTHVEETVIIEQWLRQKKGTKVTLTVPERGGKKQLLDMAIGNAKLALEQMRTNTLTEYDRTMGALMELQDALGIDTPLERIEAYDISTIQGSFSVGGMVVFKEGKPAKSEYRRFKIQKPTNTGEPNDFAMMREVLTRRLKEAKSGNPKFSTLPDLMLIDGGKGQLGVAVSVAKELDVELNMIGLAKQFELVYQPGQAQPLALPKNSQALFLLQRIRDEVHRYSVTYHRTLRGKNATLSVLDTIPGIGLTRRRELLKFFGSVERMKNASVDQLAAAPAMNKRLAATIHKMLHGNAA; encoded by the coding sequence ATGGTTGCAAGAATTCCGAGTTTGGAAGAAAAGCTCAAAGGCCTTCCGACTCAGCCAGGATGTTATCTCTATAAAGACGCGGCCGGCGAGATCATCTACGTCGGAAAAGCGATCAACCTTCGAAATCGCGTCCGCTCATACTTCCAAAAGAGCGCCAAGCACTCCCCAAAAACCCGCAAGCTGATCTCCCGCACGGTGGACCTCGACTATATCGTCGTGGACAGTGAGCTGGAAGCGCTGATCCTTGAATGCAATCTTATCAAGGAGCACCGGCCGCATTACAACATCCGCCTGCGCGACGACAAGCAGTACCCTTATCTCGTCCTCACGATGAACGAGCCGTACCCACGGCTGCTCGTCACTCGCCGCGTCAAGAAGGATGGGGCGAAGTACTTCGGGCCGTTCACCAATTCGCGCGCCGTTTGGGACAGCCTCCGTCTGATCTATCGTCTCTTCCCGCTCGTCACCTGCCGCAAGCGCTGGGATAACTCCCCCGTGCAGCGTCCGTGCCTCTACCATCACATGGGCCGCTGCCCGCACGCGCCCTGCGCGGGTCTCGCCAACTCCGAGGAGTACCGGAAGATGGTGGACGACGTGGCGATGTTCCTCGACGGCAAGCAAGAGAAGCTGGTGCAGCAGCTTCGCGCCGAGATGGAGGAAGCGTCCGAGGATCTTCAGTTCGAGCGCGCCGCGCGTCTGCGCGACCAGATCGCCGCCGTCGAGACGCTGATCGAGCGCCAGAAGGTCGTGTCGACCAACGCCGCCGATCAGGATGTCGTCGCGATCGTCAACGACCACGGCGAATCGGCCGTCCAGATGTTCTTCATCCGCAACGGCAAGCTGATCGGGCAGGAGCACTTCATGCTCGAAGGCCTGGAGGACGAAGAAGGGGTGGAGAACGCCACCGGCGAGTTCCTCAAGCAGTACTATCAGGACGCCGCGTATGTGCCGACGGAGATCATTCTCCCGACCCATGTCGAAGAAACGGTGATCATCGAGCAGTGGCTGCGTCAGAAAAAGGGCACGAAGGTGACGCTGACAGTTCCCGAGCGCGGCGGCAAAAAGCAGCTGCTGGACATGGCGATCGGCAACGCGAAGCTCGCTCTCGAACAGATGCGCACGAACACGCTCACCGAGTACGACCGCACGATGGGCGCGCTGATGGAGCTTCAGGACGCCTTGGGCATCGACACGCCGCTCGAGCGCATCGAAGCCTATGATATCTCGACGATTCAGGGCAGCTTTTCGGTCGGCGGCATGGTCGTCTTCAAAGAGGGCAAGCCGGCGAAGTCCGAATATCGGCGCTTCAAGATCCAGAAACCGACCAATACCGGCGAACCGAACGACTTCGCCATGATGCGAGAAGTCCTCACCCGGCGTCTCAAGGAAGCGAAATCGGGCAATCCCAAGTTCAGCACCCTTCCTGATCTGATGCTGATCGACGGCGGCAAGGGCCAGCTCGGCGTCGCCGTCTCGGTCGCCAAGGAATTGGATGTGGAGCTGAACATGATCGGCCTGGCAAAGCAGTTCGAGCTGGTTTACCAGCCCGGCCAGGCGCAGCCGCTCGCCCTCCCCAAGAACTCCCAGGCGCTCTTCTTATTGCAGCGCATCCGCGACGAAGTCCACCGCTACAGCGTCACCTACCACCGCACCCTGCGCGGCAAGAACGCCACGCTCTCCGTGCTGGACACCATCCCCGGTATCGGCCTGACGCGCCGCCGCGAACTGCTCAAATTCTTCGGCAGCGTCGAGCGCATGAAGAACGCCTCCGTGGATCAGCTCGCCGCCGCCCCGGCCATGAACAAACGGCTGGCGGCGACGATCCACAAAATGCTGCATGGGAACGCGGCGTAG
- a CDS encoding phage holin family protein, whose protein sequence is MQLLLRWAVSAIALYLTVLLAQHFRLGMWLAPGVAGVVASVIAVAALGIVNAVIRPIVQLLAMPLTCITFGLFSFVINALMFWLVGILVPGFHVKGFVAPLFGSIVMGLISGILNHLLISDREKQRA, encoded by the coding sequence ATGCAGCTTTTGTTACGCTGGGCGGTCAGCGCCATCGCGCTTTATCTCACGGTGCTGCTGGCGCAGCATTTCCGTTTGGGCATGTGGCTGGCGCCGGGAGTGGCCGGGGTGGTGGCGTCCGTGATCGCCGTCGCCGCGCTGGGAATCGTGAACGCTGTGATCCGGCCGATCGTGCAGCTGCTGGCGATGCCGCTGACGTGTATTACGTTCGGCCTCTTCTCCTTTGTCATCAACGCCCTGATGTTCTGGCTGGTCGGCATCCTCGTGCCGGGGTTTCACGTGAAGGGGTTTGTCGCGCCGCTCTTTGGCTCGATCGTGATGGGATTGATCTCCGGCATTCTCAATCATCTGTTGATTTCCGACCGTGAAAAGCAGAGGGCTTAA
- a CDS encoding FhaA domain-containing protein, translating into MDLFERFNSKFGAWYENLFGGDAGGLRPKDVLRKIIAAMEENRKEGLDSKVYVPNKFILELAVDDPEERDYLLSFLDEEELVSVLQRFMAQNSYHARGPLDFTIREIPEAEREPRREKVRVKVRFEKGEGAPSSAPAPITRDSDQDLPTVAAVYDDDDEEGTVPAVAWASLAVTDPGGRKHLFSLTKPITTIGRSRNAGNDLVLSDDGLVSKAHARIERERDGHFTLYDLGSTNGVSVNGAKIADNRALASGDDIVIGTTHLVFQQASAAQSAPPITRPVAAAPVAPAYETASPAPKASDGPRRAKLVAANGGEHLLASETLIGRAVTADLVIDDPSIATRHARIVSPDPSTYYLEDLESAHGTRLNGRRVPPGQRAILANGDIVTIGTRELRFSGGAQ; encoded by the coding sequence ATGGACCTTTTCGAGCGTTTTAACAGCAAATTCGGCGCGTGGTACGAGAACCTTTTCGGCGGGGACGCCGGCGGTTTGCGTCCCAAGGATGTTCTGCGCAAGATCATCGCGGCCATGGAGGAGAACCGTAAGGAAGGGCTGGACAGCAAGGTCTATGTCCCCAACAAGTTCATTCTGGAGCTTGCCGTCGACGATCCGGAAGAGCGCGATTATCTGCTTTCGTTCCTGGACGAAGAAGAACTGGTCAGCGTGCTCCAGCGTTTCATGGCGCAGAACAGCTACCATGCGCGCGGCCCGCTGGACTTCACCATCCGCGAGATCCCCGAGGCCGAGCGTGAGCCGCGCCGCGAGAAAGTCCGGGTGAAGGTGCGCTTTGAGAAGGGGGAAGGAGCGCCGTCCTCCGCGCCGGCTCCCATCACGCGCGATTCGGATCAGGACCTGCCGACCGTCGCCGCCGTCTATGATGACGATGACGAAGAAGGCACCGTTCCCGCCGTCGCGTGGGCGTCCCTCGCCGTCACCGATCCCGGCGGACGCAAGCACCTCTTCAGCCTCACCAAACCCATCACGACGATCGGCCGTTCGCGCAACGCGGGAAACGATCTTGTGCTGAGCGACGACGGCCTGGTTTCCAAGGCGCATGCGCGCATTGAGCGGGAGCGGGACGGCCATTTCACGCTCTACGATCTTGGCAGCACGAACGGCGTGTCGGTGAACGGCGCGAAGATCGCCGATAACCGCGCGCTCGCCTCCGGCGACGACATCGTGATCGGAACGACGCATCTGGTTTTCCAGCAGGCGTCGGCGGCGCAGTCCGCCCCGCCGATCACGCGCCCCGTTGCCGCCGCCCCTGTCGCGCCGGCGTATGAAACCGCTTCCCCCGCGCCGAAGGCTTCCGACGGTCCGCGCCGCGCCAAATTGGTCGCCGCGAACGGCGGCGAGCATCTTTTGGCGTCGGAGACCCTAATCGGGCGGGCCGTAACTGCCGATCTTGTTATTGACGACCCATCCATCGCAACGCGGCACGCGCGCATCGTGTCTCCGGATCCAAGCACGTATTACCTGGAGGATCTGGAAAGCGCGCATGGGACGCGCCTTAACGGCCGACGCGTTCCGCCCGGACAGCGCGCGATCTTGGCGAACGGCGACATCGTCACGATTGGCACGCGCGAGCTGCGCTTCTCTGGAGGCGCTCAGTGA
- the murJ gene encoding murein biosynthesis integral membrane protein MurJ codes for MSATTAPPKDPPAVTKSSGDTGSGGVQRAAMTVVAFTLLSRIIGMVRDMVIAYQFPVGAHTDAYVAAFKIPDLMTYLIAGGALSSTFIPVFSEYIANKNERGAWKTFSVVATVTFIVAALFVVVAEIFAPQLVLLMNPGYRGHPDQIAITAHLTRIVVPAQIFFMLGGLMMGTLNARKQFLIPALGPSIYNLGIIAGAIVAPSLGLGISGLMWGALAGAFIGNFVLQAISVRRVGARYKPSLAVLYPGAVKVWKMMLPILLGVSLPNVDQIINSYFASELSYGAQTAMQYANRLMLIPIGIFAQAMGIAILPTMAAQAAAKNRKALRATINNGLRTILFLTLPASALFFVLAAPIITLLFQHGQFTAEATTLTAEPLRFYSIGIFAWSAQAVLTRAFYSIQDSRTPVISGTINTGVFIFLNWLVIQMNGGVAGLALATSIVATIHMIVLLIVLSKRLRGLGRRELIISVARTLTATAALAVTAWALRLGVDALFMVVRVPASLHAAVALVLPGGVGLAAFYFIARLLKMPELQAGIDMVKRRKRG; via the coding sequence ATGTCAGCAACCACGGCTCCGCCGAAAGATCCGCCGGCCGTGACAAAGTCCAGCGGCGATACTGGATCCGGCGGCGTGCAGCGCGCGGCGATGACGGTGGTGGCGTTTACGCTTCTTTCGCGGATCATCGGCATGGTCCGCGATATGGTGATCGCGTATCAATTTCCGGTCGGCGCGCACACGGACGCTTATGTGGCGGCCTTTAAAATCCCCGATCTGATGACCTATCTGATCGCCGGCGGCGCGCTTTCCTCGACCTTTATTCCTGTTTTCAGCGAGTACATCGCCAACAAAAACGAACGCGGCGCCTGGAAGACGTTTTCCGTGGTCGCCACGGTCACGTTTATCGTCGCGGCGCTCTTTGTCGTCGTTGCCGAGATCTTCGCGCCGCAGCTGGTGCTTCTAATGAACCCCGGGTACCGGGGCCATCCCGACCAGATCGCGATCACGGCGCACTTGACCCGGATCGTCGTCCCCGCCCAGATCTTCTTCATGCTCGGCGGTCTGATGATGGGGACTCTGAACGCGCGCAAGCAGTTTTTGATCCCCGCGCTCGGCCCCAGCATCTACAACCTGGGGATCATTGCCGGCGCGATCGTCGCGCCGTCCCTGGGCCTTGGGATTTCGGGGCTGATGTGGGGAGCGCTGGCAGGCGCGTTCATCGGGAACTTCGTGCTCCAGGCGATCTCCGTGCGGCGCGTGGGCGCCCGCTACAAGCCCAGTCTTGCGGTGCTGTACCCCGGCGCCGTCAAGGTCTGGAAGATGATGCTGCCGATCCTGCTGGGCGTTTCCCTGCCCAATGTCGATCAGATCATCAACAGCTACTTCGCTTCGGAGCTCTCCTACGGCGCGCAGACGGCGATGCAATACGCCAACCGGCTGATGCTCATCCCCATCGGAATCTTCGCGCAGGCGATGGGAATCGCGATCCTGCCGACGATGGCGGCGCAGGCGGCGGCCAAGAACCGCAAGGCGCTGCGGGCGACGATCAATAACGGCCTGCGCACGATCTTATTCCTGACGCTTCCGGCCTCCGCGCTGTTCTTCGTGCTCGCCGCGCCCATCATCACGCTTCTGTTCCAGCATGGACAGTTTACGGCGGAGGCGACGACGCTCACGGCCGAGCCGCTGCGCTTCTACTCGATCGGCATCTTCGCCTGGTCCGCCCAGGCGGTGCTCACGCGTGCGTTTTACTCCATTCAGGATTCGCGCACGCCCGTGATCTCGGGCACGATCAACACCGGCGTGTTCATCTTTCTGAACTGGCTGGTGATCCAGATGAACGGCGGCGTGGCCGGGCTGGCGCTCGCGACGAGCATTGTGGCGACGATCCACATGATCGTCCTGCTGATCGTCCTCTCGAAGCGTCTGCGCGGCTTGGGACGGCGCGAGCTGATTATCAGCGTTGCGCGGACGCTCACGGCGACGGCGGCGCTGGCCGTCACGGCGTGGGCGCTGCGGCTGGGCGTGGACGCCTTGTTCATGGTCGTTCGCGTCCCGGCGTCGCTGCACGCGGCGGTCGCGCTGGTCCTTCCCGGCGGTGTAGGGCTCGCGGCCTTCTATTTCATTGCCCGATTACTAAAAATGCCTGAACTGCAAGCGGGCATTGATATGGTAAAACGTCGCAAACGAGGGTAA
- a CDS encoding ATP-binding protein, whose translation MHDLQVIVERRWQSHPCNVHEARAATRAFVDSYAADLTDLIELAIGEACANAVEHGSPQGEGNFFVLRCLVTVTSHQLIFEVQDQGTEFSLKENTPERMPDLTAEGGRGLFLIRSIMDNVALETSRDGLTVRMIKTFLPADSQQ comes from the coding sequence ATGCACGACCTACAAGTAATCGTTGAGCGCCGGTGGCAGAGTCATCCCTGCAACGTCCATGAAGCACGCGCCGCGACCCGGGCCTTCGTGGACAGCTACGCCGCCGATCTCACAGACCTCATTGAGCTCGCCATCGGAGAAGCATGCGCAAACGCCGTCGAACACGGATCTCCGCAAGGAGAAGGAAATTTCTTCGTTTTGCGCTGCCTGGTGACCGTCACGAGCCATCAGCTAATTTTTGAAGTGCAGGATCAGGGCACGGAGTTTTCCCTGAAAGAAAACACCCCGGAACGTATGCCCGACCTCACCGCCGAGGGCGGACGCGGTCTCTTTCTCATTCGGTCCATCATGGATAACGTCGCGCTGGAGACCTCCCGAGACGGTCTGACGGTCCGGATGATTAAGACTTTTCTTCCGGCGGATTCGCAACAGTAG